From Nitratidesulfovibrio vulgaris str. Hildenborough, a single genomic window includes:
- a CDS encoding DUF721 domain-containing protein, which produces MKPIADALKEYLNARGAKNQFQLARLWENWEMVMGPDLAALAFPLGQRKGILLVGAEDNMAAQDLSYMSPEILERVNAFMDGPFFNRVEVHLLFGRTPLDTTRVVVPPSSRVPLPPRPEGLGGLMQSLDPESTVGRCYLKYVRMFDEVARSRQ; this is translated from the coding sequence ATGAAGCCCATCGCCGATGCCCTCAAGGAATACCTCAACGCGCGTGGCGCAAAAAACCAGTTCCAGCTTGCCCGCTTGTGGGAGAACTGGGAGATGGTCATGGGGCCCGACCTCGCCGCCCTTGCCTTTCCACTCGGGCAGCGCAAGGGCATCCTGCTTGTGGGGGCGGAAGACAACATGGCGGCGCAGGACCTGTCCTACATGTCTCCAGAGATACTCGAGCGTGTCAACGCGTTCATGGACGGGCCCTTCTTCAACCGCGTCGAGGTGCACCTCCTCTTCGGGCGCACACCGCTGGACACCACACGCGTCGTGGTACCACCGTCCAGCCGTGTACCGCTGCCCCCCCGGCCCGAGGGGCTTGGCGGTCTCATGCAGTCGCTCGACCCCGAAAGTACCGTCGGGCGCTGCTATCTCAAGTACGTGCGCATGTTCGACGAAGTGGCGCGTTCACGCCAATGA
- a CDS encoding carbon starvation CstA family protein — protein MPSMMYFFLSVAALIGGYMVYSRVVERMFGVDNCKATPACTMADGVDYVKLPPSKIFLIQLLNIAGLGPVFGPILGALYGPWALVWIVLGSIFAGGVHDYFSGMLSVRYEGKSVPDIVGYNLGNGFKQFMRFFSVVLLLLVGVVFVTGPAKLLANLTDMTLMTWVIIIFAYYFLATVLPIDQIIGRIYPLFAVILVIMAVGLTGAMIVKGYEFYPSAHFVNQHPTGLPLWPLMFITIACGAISGFHATQSPMMARCVPDENCGRPIFYGSMIAEGVIALIWATLGMSFYPTPEALNAAIAAGGPGKVVNDVSMTLMGPVGGILAILGVVVLPVTSGDTAFRSARLTIADVLNFSQKGNGARLMIALPLFVIGAVLSQVNFDIIWRYFGWANQTLATIVLWASAAYLVRRGMLHWIASVPATFMTCVCVTYICYAKIGLNIPLDISTWIGIAAAVGSLGLFLVKRPAFAANPVA, from the coding sequence ATGCCATCAATGATGTATTTCTTCTTGAGCGTCGCTGCGCTCATCGGCGGGTACATGGTCTACAGCCGTGTCGTCGAACGCATGTTCGGCGTCGACAACTGCAAGGCCACACCAGCCTGCACCATGGCAGACGGCGTCGACTATGTGAAACTGCCTCCCAGCAAGATCTTTCTCATCCAGTTGCTGAACATCGCAGGCCTAGGCCCGGTGTTCGGCCCCATTCTCGGTGCGTTGTACGGGCCATGGGCGCTGGTCTGGATCGTACTCGGCTCCATCTTCGCGGGGGGCGTGCACGACTACTTCTCGGGGATGCTGTCGGTGCGCTACGAGGGCAAGTCCGTGCCCGACATCGTGGGCTACAACCTCGGCAACGGCTTCAAGCAGTTCATGCGCTTCTTCTCGGTCGTGCTTCTGCTGCTGGTGGGCGTGGTCTTCGTCACCGGCCCCGCCAAGCTGCTCGCCAACCTGACCGACATGACGCTGATGACATGGGTCATCATCATCTTCGCCTACTACTTCCTCGCCACGGTTCTGCCCATCGACCAGATCATCGGCCGTATCTACCCGCTCTTTGCGGTCATCCTCGTCATCATGGCCGTGGGTCTCACTGGGGCGATGATCGTGAAGGGCTACGAGTTCTATCCCTCTGCCCATTTCGTGAACCAGCATCCCACGGGGCTGCCCCTGTGGCCGCTGATGTTCATCACCATCGCCTGCGGCGCCATCTCGGGCTTCCACGCCACGCAGTCGCCCATGATGGCGCGCTGCGTGCCTGACGAGAACTGCGGTCGTCCCATCTTCTACGGTTCGATGATCGCCGAAGGCGTCATCGCCCTCATCTGGGCGACGCTGGGCATGAGCTTCTACCCCACCCCCGAGGCGCTCAACGCCGCCATCGCCGCCGGTGGCCCCGGCAAGGTCGTCAATGACGTGTCCATGACGCTCATGGGCCCGGTGGGCGGCATCCTCGCCATCCTCGGCGTGGTCGTGTTGCCTGTCACCTCCGGCGACACGGCGTTCCGCTCGGCCCGCCTGACCATCGCCGACGTGCTGAACTTCTCGCAGAAGGGCAACGGTGCCCGTCTGATGATCGCACTGCCACTGTTCGTCATCGGTGCGGTGCTGTCGCAGGTGAACTTCGACATCATCTGGCGCTACTTCGGCTGGGCCAACCAGACGCTGGCGACCATCGTACTGTGGGCGTCTGCGGCCTACCTCGTGCGTCGCGGCATGCTCCACTGGATTGCCAGCGTGCCCGCCACGTTCATGACGTGCGTGTGCGTGACGTACATCTGCTACGCCAAGATCGGCCTGAACATCCCGCTGGACATCTCCACGTGGATAGGCATCGCCGCCGCGGTGGGTTCGTTGGGCCTCTTCCTCGTGAAGCGTCCGGCGTTCGCGGCGAATCCCGTCGCCTAG
- a CDS encoding PaaI family thioesterase: protein MTVERVRDFIMARDTFAQHLGMSLDEVREGFARATMPVDDRHRNGVGLVHGGAIFALADLAFAAAANTSGVVSLSLTASISFLNAGRKGPLAAEAREISATKRIATYEVRVLDGEGTLLALCQATAYRKSHPIPEDDEEGKATS from the coding sequence ATGACAGTTGAGCGGGTAAGGGATTTCATCATGGCGCGCGACACCTTCGCACAGCATCTGGGCATGAGCCTCGACGAAGTGCGCGAAGGCTTCGCACGGGCCACCATGCCGGTGGACGACAGACACCGTAATGGCGTGGGGCTTGTACATGGCGGGGCCATCTTCGCCCTTGCGGACCTCGCCTTTGCGGCGGCGGCCAATACGAGTGGCGTGGTGTCTCTCAGTCTGACGGCCAGCATCTCATTCCTGAATGCGGGGCGTAAGGGGCCGTTGGCGGCCGAGGCGCGTGAGATAAGTGCCACCAAGCGCATCGCGACCTATGAGGTGCGCGTGCTCGATGGTGAGGGGACGTTGCTGGCCCTCTGTCAGGCCACGGCCTACCGCAAGAGTCATCCCATTCCGGAAGACGATGAAGAGGGGAAGGCGACTTCGTAG
- a CDS encoding Rcat domain-containing protein has product MTSHNIMLIAAAIFAHTMLVLFTVRLAHRLGRPVVFWGYAALFIPVLPPVLLALMGRSRWRDCPYCSSRIWKSLMVCCRCGTPVWPET; this is encoded by the coding sequence ATGACCTCACACAACATCATGCTCATCGCCGCCGCAATCTTCGCACATACCATGCTCGTCCTGTTCACCGTGAGACTCGCTCACAGACTAGGGCGTCCTGTCGTCTTCTGGGGTTATGCTGCACTCTTCATCCCGGTACTGCCACCGGTCCTGCTGGCGCTCATGGGCAGGTCGCGCTGGCGTGACTGCCCCTATTGCAGTTCCAGGATATGGAAAAGCCTGATGGTCTGCTGCCGTTGCGGAACGCCTGTCTGGCCCGAGACCTGA
- a CDS encoding LytR/AlgR family response regulator transcription factor yields the protein MTIRALVVDDERPARDELVYLLSAHADVETMEAASAGEALSLIASHHPDLVFQDIEMPGRGGFDVLQAASLMTNPPVFVFVTAFDQHAIRAFDENAADYLLKPVAPERLARCLERVRQRLAPDGGSTQVEDMMDRLLARIGRERPLPRIAVEQGGRIHLVPTPEVVLIEAEEKRIAVVTEAGRFTCHGAQSLARIEDRLAGQPFFRANRAVLVNLERVAEFSPWYNGKYHLVMNDSERTGVTVSRNRVRDFKQALGV from the coding sequence ATGACCATTCGCGCACTTGTCGTCGACGACGAACGCCCGGCCCGAGACGAACTCGTCTACCTGCTTTCGGCGCATGCCGATGTGGAGACGATGGAAGCCGCATCGGCAGGCGAGGCGTTGTCGCTCATTGCCAGCCATCATCCCGACCTCGTGTTCCAGGACATCGAGATGCCGGGGCGGGGCGGCTTCGACGTGTTACAGGCCGCGTCGCTGATGACGAACCCGCCTGTGTTCGTCTTCGTCACCGCCTTCGACCAGCACGCCATACGCGCCTTCGACGAGAATGCGGCGGATTATCTCCTGAAGCCCGTGGCCCCCGAACGTCTCGCCCGCTGTCTCGAACGTGTGCGCCAGCGTCTCGCCCCCGATGGCGGTAGCACGCAGGTCGAGGACATGATGGACAGGCTGCTGGCGCGCATAGGGCGCGAGCGTCCGCTACCGCGAATCGCCGTGGAACAGGGCGGGCGCATCCACCTTGTGCCGACGCCGGAGGTCGTGCTCATCGAGGCGGAGGAGAAGCGCATCGCCGTCGTGACCGAGGCTGGTCGTTTCACCTGCCACGGTGCCCAGAGTCTTGCGCGTATCGAAGACCGTCTTGCCGGTCAGCCCTTCTTCAGGGCCAATCGGGCCGTGCTGGTCAATCTTGAGCGGGTTGCCGAGTTCTCGCCGTGGTATAACGGCAAATACCATCTGGTCATGAACGACAGCGAGCGCACCGGCGTGACTGTCAGCCGCAACCGGGTGCGCGACTTCAAGCAGGCCCTCGGGGTCTGA
- a CDS encoding L-lactate dehydrogenase encodes MNRIAVIGVGNVGMAFAYAAAIKRLANDIVLIDANAARAEGESMDLADAMALVGPVQIRSGGYEQCEGARIVVVTAGAKQMPGQSRLDLVRVNAGITRDILTAVMQYADDPLYIMATNPVDVLTHVARTVTGVAPGRVIGSGTVLDSARFRGHVAEILGVDVRGVHAHIVGEHGDSEVALWSRANVSGIPVAEMCARRGIAYDAAFREKALGHVRHAAYEIIGRKGATGYGIGMSLCRIVEAILHDEHSVLTVSCPVAGHYGLGDVSLSLPCVIGSDGIEEVLDAPIAEDEQAALAASARVLGEHLAAL; translated from the coding sequence ATGAACAGGATAGCCGTCATCGGCGTAGGCAACGTAGGCATGGCGTTCGCCTATGCCGCCGCCATCAAGCGCCTTGCCAACGACATCGTTCTCATAGACGCCAATGCCGCGCGTGCTGAGGGCGAGAGCATGGACCTCGCCGACGCCATGGCTCTTGTGGGGCCGGTGCAGATTCGCAGCGGGGGCTATGAGCAGTGCGAAGGGGCGCGCATCGTCGTGGTCACGGCAGGGGCGAAGCAGATGCCCGGTCAGTCGCGGCTTGACCTCGTGCGGGTCAATGCCGGGATAACGCGGGATATCCTCACTGCGGTCATGCAGTACGCTGACGACCCCCTCTATATCATGGCAACCAACCCCGTCGATGTCCTCACCCATGTGGCCCGAACGGTTACCGGGGTCGCTCCCGGACGCGTCATCGGTTCCGGGACGGTTCTCGACAGCGCCCGCTTCAGGGGGCATGTGGCCGAAATCCTGGGTGTCGACGTGCGGGGTGTGCACGCCCATATCGTTGGCGAGCACGGAGACTCCGAAGTGGCGCTCTGGAGTCGGGCCAATGTGTCGGGCATTCCGGTCGCGGAGATGTGCGCCCGGCGCGGCATCGCCTATGACGCGGCGTTCCGGGAGAAGGCTCTGGGGCATGTGCGGCATGCTGCCTATGAGATCATCGGGCGCAAGGGGGCAACGGGGTATGGCATCGGCATGAGCCTGTGCCGCATCGTAGAGGCTATCCTGCATGATGAGCACAGCGTGCTCACGGTATCGTGCCCCGTCGCCGGGCACTACGGGCTGGGAGATGTGAGCCTTTCGTTGCCGTGCGTCATCGGAAGCGATGGCATCGAAGAGGTGCTGGATGCGCCCATCGCCGAGGATGAGCAGGCGGCGTTGGCGGCATCGGCACGAGTCCTCGGCGAGCATCTTGCCGCGTTATAG
- a CDS encoding ArgP/LysG family DNA-binding transcriptional regulator — protein sequence MYDYRQVEAVAAVVLEGSFEKAAARLHITQSAVSQRVKALEDSLGRMLVVRASPVRATDEGQRIVEHYLKVGQLEADLGASLVTDRPAAWTTLPVAINADSLATWFLDAVGPLLRRERVLLDIVTEDQEHTYRLLREGRVAACITTRADPVQGWRSLALGDMPSLCLATPEFAARWFSEGLTPAAVREAPAVLYNRKDSLHHRFLSDLFEEEVDFPAHYVPSSERFVDVLAGGFAYGIVPALQAERHLADGVLCDLAPGRAVSVHLYWHCWSLTTRFVEELTENVVSHARAVLGWRVPAR from the coding sequence ATGTACGATTACCGACAGGTCGAAGCCGTGGCGGCGGTGGTGCTGGAAGGCAGTTTCGAGAAGGCGGCGGCACGGCTGCACATCACGCAATCGGCGGTCTCACAGCGGGTCAAGGCCCTCGAGGACTCCTTGGGGCGGATGCTGGTGGTGCGCGCCAGCCCTGTGCGGGCCACGGATGAGGGGCAGCGCATCGTCGAGCACTACCTGAAGGTGGGGCAGCTTGAGGCGGACCTCGGGGCCTCGCTGGTGACGGACAGGCCGGCGGCATGGACGACCCTGCCCGTAGCCATCAATGCCGACTCGCTGGCCACGTGGTTCCTTGATGCCGTGGGGCCGTTGCTGCGGCGCGAGAGGGTGCTTCTCGACATCGTGACCGAAGACCAGGAGCATACCTACAGGTTGCTGCGCGAGGGACGTGTGGCGGCGTGCATCACCACGCGTGCCGACCCCGTACAGGGATGGCGTAGTCTTGCGCTGGGCGATATGCCATCCCTCTGTCTGGCCACGCCGGAGTTCGCCGCCCGCTGGTTTTCCGAGGGGCTGACGCCTGCTGCGGTGCGCGAGGCACCGGCGGTGCTCTACAATCGCAAAGACTCTCTCCACCACCGGTTCCTTTCCGACCTGTTCGAGGAAGAGGTCGATTTCCCTGCCCACTATGTGCCGTCGTCCGAGCGTTTCGTGGACGTCCTTGCCGGAGGGTTCGCCTACGGTATCGTCCCTGCGTTGCAGGCTGAACGTCACCTTGCCGACGGCGTGCTGTGCGACCTCGCACCGGGGCGTGCCGTCTCGGTTCACCTGTACTGGCATTGCTGGAGCCTCACGACGCGCTTCGTGGAGGAACTGACCGAGAATGTGGTGAGCCACGCCCGGGCGGTCCTCGGCTGGCGTGTGCCTGCCCGGTGA
- a CDS encoding LytS/YhcK type 5TM receptor domain-containing protein, producing the protein MQPVPYIPPMFITLSERFGLLLAGGFAIMTLAPLDKLGPGRTRSWRATALLVVLFSLFTILGTYNGNIVFQSFANLRAMGAVTAGLFGGPMVGALTGLIAGGHRYFIDVGGFSAVPCGLATFLEGLAAGLFAWRFPSRSLDWGTAMTFAAVGEAVHMCLVLGLARPYAQAVDLVEVIGLPMILLNGVGAAIFVQALRMQMHFRDLRDSSQARQILSIANRTLPHLRAGLSAASARATAEIILDETRVAAVALTSNDMVMAHVGAASDHHRAGHSVCTQATRRVATDGIPLFVTGHDEIGCQLEACPLCSAIIVPLRKGDTILGCLKLYGTKDRPLDQTLFELAKGLADLFATQIELEDIGIKNQLLARAEIRRLQAQINPHFLFNSLNTVASFCRTAPGQARELILDLARYMRRNLDTSREAIHLAEEVEQIRAYLVIEKARFGERIRAVIDIDPETEHCLVPPLLIQPLVENSVRHGILGNEEGGVVRLATSMEDGHVVVVVEDDGAGMPESTRQGILNGTPVTAHGEGIGASNCNQRLVQLYGPAYALSIDSAPGMGTRITFRVPASTDAEVFASAAA; encoded by the coding sequence ATGCAGCCGGTTCCGTATATCCCCCCCATGTTCATAACGCTCTCCGAGCGTTTCGGCCTGCTTCTGGCGGGTGGTTTCGCCATCATGACCCTCGCCCCGCTGGACAAACTCGGGCCGGGGCGCACACGTTCGTGGCGGGCCACGGCGTTGCTGGTGGTGCTGTTCTCGCTGTTCACCATCCTTGGCACCTACAACGGCAACATCGTGTTCCAGTCGTTCGCCAACCTGCGCGCCATGGGGGCGGTGACGGCGGGGCTTTTCGGCGGTCCGATGGTGGGCGCGCTGACCGGGCTCATCGCCGGAGGGCATCGCTACTTCATCGACGTGGGCGGGTTCAGTGCCGTGCCGTGCGGGCTCGCAACCTTTCTGGAGGGACTTGCCGCAGGGCTCTTCGCGTGGCGTTTTCCCTCCCGCAGCCTCGACTGGGGCACTGCCATGACCTTCGCCGCCGTGGGTGAGGCTGTGCACATGTGCCTTGTTCTCGGGCTGGCACGCCCCTATGCTCAAGCGGTCGACCTCGTGGAGGTCATCGGGCTGCCCATGATATTGCTCAATGGCGTGGGGGCGGCCATCTTCGTGCAGGCGTTGCGCATGCAGATGCACTTCCGGGACCTGCGCGACTCGTCGCAGGCGCGGCAGATACTCTCCATCGCCAACCGCACGCTCCCGCACCTGCGCGCGGGCTTGAGCGCCGCCTCCGCACGGGCCACAGCCGAGATCATCCTCGACGAGACACGGGTGGCTGCCGTGGCTCTCACCAGCAACGACATGGTGATGGCGCACGTGGGTGCGGCCTCCGACCACCACAGGGCCGGGCATTCCGTGTGCACGCAGGCGACACGCCGGGTGGCCACGGATGGCATTCCGCTCTTCGTGACGGGGCATGACGAAATAGGCTGCCAGCTTGAGGCATGCCCGCTGTGCAGTGCCATCATCGTGCCCCTGCGCAAGGGCGATACCATCCTCGGCTGTCTCAAACTCTACGGAACCAAGGACAGACCGCTCGACCAGACGCTGTTCGAACTGGCCAAGGGACTTGCCGACCTGTTCGCCACGCAGATCGAACTCGAAGACATCGGTATCAAGAACCAGTTGCTCGCCCGGGCGGAGATCCGCCGGTTACAGGCGCAGATCAACCCGCACTTTCTCTTCAATTCGCTGAACACGGTGGCCTCGTTCTGCCGGACGGCACCGGGACAGGCTCGCGAGCTCATTCTCGACCTTGCCCGCTACATGCGACGCAACCTCGATACCAGCCGTGAAGCCATCCATCTTGCCGAAGAGGTGGAGCAGATTCGCGCCTACCTCGTCATCGAGAAGGCCCGTTTCGGAGAGCGCATCCGCGCCGTCATCGACATCGACCCCGAGACGGAACACTGCCTCGTTCCGCCCCTGCTCATTCAGCCGCTGGTGGAGAACAGTGTGCGTCACGGCATCCTCGGCAACGAGGAGGGGGGCGTTGTGCGCCTTGCCACGAGCATGGAAGACGGCCACGTGGTCGTGGTTGTCGAGGATGACGGCGCAGGTATGCCCGAGTCCACGCGGCAGGGTATCCTCAACGGTACGCCTGTCACGGCCCATGGCGAAGGCATCGGTGCGAGCAACTGCAACCAGCGTCTCGTGCAGTTGTACGGGCCCGCCTACGCCCTCTCCATCGACAGCGCCCCCGGCATGGGAACGCGCATCACCTTCCGCGTTCCCGCCTCGACCGACGCCGAGGTGTTCGCCTCGGCAGCTGCCTGA
- a CDS encoding DsrE family protein, whose amino-acid sequence MHYDLLVHVDSDDAAVLGLALANIVNYRAALPQDQFHVVLVANGPAVKQFVLQEQTHAPVIADLHAAGVSFRMCNNALTKFGIAPETLQTACEVVPAGVVEVVDLQRKGYAYIKP is encoded by the coding sequence ATGCACTACGACCTTCTCGTCCATGTGGACAGCGACGACGCGGCTGTCCTCGGCCTTGCCCTTGCCAACATCGTCAACTATCGCGCAGCATTGCCGCAGGATCAGTTCCATGTGGTGCTGGTGGCAAACGGCCCTGCCGTGAAACAGTTCGTCCTTCAGGAACAGACGCACGCGCCCGTCATCGCAGACCTGCATGCCGCAGGGGTGTCGTTCCGCATGTGCAATAACGCCCTCACCAAGTTCGGCATCGCCCCCGAGACGTTGCAGACGGCCTGCGAGGTCGTGCCCGCAGGGGTGGTGGAGGTCGTCGACCTGCAGCGCAAGGGCTATGCCTACATAAAGCCCTAG
- a CDS encoding carbon starvation CstA family protein produces the protein MPSMMYFFLSVAALIGGYMVYSRVVERLFGVDNCKATPACTMADGVDYVKLPPSKVFLIQLLNIAGLGPVFGPILGALYGPWALVWIVLGSIFAGGVHDYFSGMLSVRYEGKSVPDIVGYNLGNGFKQFMRFFSVLLLLLVGVVFVTGPAKLLASMTDLNLLTWVVIIFAYYFLATVLPVDKIIGRIYPLFAIILVVMAVGLTGAMIVKGYEFYPAAHFVNQHPTGLPLWPLMFITIACGAISGFHATQSPMMARCVPDENCGRPIFYGSMIAEGVIALIWATLGMSFYPTPEALNAAIAAGGPGKVVNDVAMTLMGPVGGVLAILGVVVLPVTSGDTAFRSARLTIADVLNFSQKGNGARLMIALPLFVIGAVLSQVNFDIIWRYFGWANQTLATIVLWASAAYLVRRGMFHWIASVPATFMTCVCVTYICYAKIGLNIPLDISTWIGIAAAVGSLGLFLVKRPVFAANPVA, from the coding sequence ATGCCGTCAATGATGTATTTTTTTCTGAGCGTGGCAGCGCTCATCGGCGGGTACATGGTCTACAGCCGTGTCGTCGAGCGTCTGTTCGGCGTAGACAACTGCAAGGCGACCCCGGCTTGCACCATGGCCGACGGGGTGGACTATGTGAAACTGCCGCCCAGCAAGGTGTTCCTCATCCAGTTGCTGAACATCGCGGGCCTCGGCCCGGTGTTCGGCCCCATCCTCGGCGCCCTGTACGGCCCGTGGGCTCTGGTGTGGATCGTGCTCGGCTCCATCTTCGCGGGGGGTGTGCACGACTATTTTTCGGGGATGCTGTCGGTACGCTACGAGGGCAAGTCCGTGCCCGACATCGTAGGCTACAACCTCGGCAACGGCTTCAAGCAGTTCATGCGCTTCTTCTCGGTGCTGCTGCTTCTGCTGGTGGGTGTGGTCTTCGTCACCGGCCCCGCCAAGCTGCTTGCCAGCATGACCGACCTCAACCTGCTCACGTGGGTCGTCATCATCTTCGCCTACTACTTCCTCGCCACCGTTCTGCCCGTGGACAAGATCATCGGCCGTATCTATCCGCTCTTCGCCATCATCCTCGTGGTCATGGCCGTGGGTCTCACCGGTGCGATGATCGTGAAGGGCTACGAGTTCTACCCCGCGGCCCATTTCGTGAACCAGCACCCCACGGGTCTGCCCCTGTGGCCGCTGATGTTCATCACCATCGCCTGCGGCGCCATCTCGGGCTTCCACGCCACGCAGTCGCCCATGATGGCGCGCTGCGTGCCTGACGAGAACTGCGGTCGTCCCATCTTCTACGGTTCGATGATCGCCGAAGGCGTCATCGCCCTCATCTGGGCGACGCTGGGCATGAGCTTCTACCCCACCCCCGAGGCGCTCAACGCCGCCATCGCCGCCGGTGGCCCCGGCAAGGTCGTCAATGACGTGGCCATGACGCTCATGGGCCCGGTGGGCGGCGTCCTCGCCATCCTCGGCGTGGTCGTGCTGCCTGTCACTTCCGGCGACACGGCCTTCCGTTCGGCCCGCCTGACCATCGCCGACGTGCTGAACTTCTCGCAGAAGGGCAACGGTGCCCGCCTGATGATCGCACTGCCGCTGTTCGTCATCGGTGCGGTGCTGTCGCAGGTGAACTTCGACATCATCTGGCGCTACTTCGGCTGGGCCAACCAGACGCTGGCGACCATCGTGCTGTGGGCGTCTGCGGCCTACCTCGTGCGTCGCGGCATGTTCCACTGGATAGCCAGCGTGCCCGCCACGTTCATGACGTGCGTGTGCGTGACGTACATCTGCTACGCCAAGATCGGTCTGAACATCCCGCTGGACATCTCCACGTGGATAGGCATCGCCGCCGCGGTGGGTTCGCTGGGCCTCTTCCTCGTGAAGCGTCCGGTGTTCGCGGCGAATCCCGTAGCCTAG